In Verrucomicrobiota bacterium, a single genomic region encodes these proteins:
- the acs gene encoding acetate--CoA ligase: protein MSQNIESHLVENRVFKPSAEFSKKARIKSMAEYRKLHAESVKSPDKFWAREAKELHWLKKWTKVLDWKLPYAKWFVGAKLNASQNCLDRHLDTPRANKAAIIWEGEPGDKKVITYRQLHREVCKFANVLKRNGVKKGDRVLIYMPLIPEASIAMLACARIGAVHCVVFGGFSSESIKDRLADSGAKLIVTADGGYRRGQFVTLKQNVDHALEGDTSVKKVIVFRRANSDIHIEEGRDVWWHREMEYVTAHCPAEHLDSEHPLFILYTSGSTGKPKGILHTTGGYLVGTYATTKYVFDLREDDVYWCTADIGWITGHSYLVYGPLTNGATCFMYEGAPNWPESDRFWKLIADYGVTIFYTAPTAIRAFMKWGDEHPAKHDLSSLRLLGTVGEPINPEAWMWFNKHIGHEKCPIVDTWWQTETGAHMIAPLPGATHCKPGTATLPFFGIDAAIVDDDGKEVPHGQGGKLVIRKPWPSMLRGIWGDKTRYRQQYWREVKGAYFTGDGARRDKQGNFWIVGRIDDVLNVAGHRLGTAELESALVSHHAVAEAAVVGRPDEIKGQGIVAFVTLREDHKPSDALKNELRNHVGKLIGPIAKPDEVRFAEMLPKTRSGKIMRRLLKQVAGGQSLTGDTSTLEDLSVLTKLSKAEE from the coding sequence ATGTCCCAGAACATCGAGTCCCATCTTGTTGAGAACCGCGTTTTCAAGCCCTCCGCCGAGTTTTCTAAAAAAGCCCGGATCAAGAGTATGGCCGAGTACAGGAAGCTCCATGCCGAGTCGGTGAAGAGCCCTGACAAATTCTGGGCCCGCGAGGCCAAGGAACTCCACTGGCTCAAGAAATGGACCAAGGTCCTCGACTGGAAGCTCCCCTATGCCAAATGGTTTGTCGGAGCTAAGTTGAATGCCTCCCAGAACTGCCTCGACCGCCATCTCGACACCCCGCGGGCCAACAAGGCGGCCATCATCTGGGAAGGGGAGCCCGGTGACAAAAAGGTCATCACCTACCGCCAGCTTCACCGCGAGGTTTGCAAGTTTGCCAATGTGCTCAAGCGCAACGGAGTTAAGAAGGGGGACCGCGTCCTTATCTACATGCCCTTGATCCCCGAGGCCTCCATCGCGATGCTGGCCTGCGCCCGGATCGGAGCCGTTCATTGCGTCGTCTTCGGCGGATTCAGCTCCGAGAGCATCAAGGACCGTTTGGCCGACTCCGGCGCGAAGCTCATCGTCACCGCAGACGGCGGCTACCGCCGCGGCCAGTTCGTTACACTTAAGCAGAATGTCGACCATGCGCTGGAAGGGGACACCTCGGTGAAGAAGGTCATTGTCTTCCGACGCGCCAATAGTGATATCCACATCGAGGAAGGACGCGATGTCTGGTGGCACCGCGAGATGGAGTATGTCACCGCCCATTGCCCCGCGGAGCATCTCGACAGTGAGCACCCGCTCTTCATCCTCTACACCAGCGGCTCTACGGGAAAGCCGAAGGGTATCCTCCACACGACCGGCGGCTATCTTGTCGGCACCTACGCCACCACCAAGTACGTCTTTGACCTTCGTGAGGATGATGTCTATTGGTGCACCGCTGACATCGGCTGGATCACCGGTCACAGCTACCTTGTCTACGGGCCTCTGACCAACGGAGCCACCTGCTTCATGTACGAGGGTGCGCCGAACTGGCCGGAGTCCGACCGCTTCTGGAAGCTTATCGCCGACTACGGCGTCACTATCTTCTACACCGCCCCGACGGCTATCCGTGCCTTCATGAAGTGGGGTGACGAGCATCCCGCCAAGCACGACCTTTCCTCACTGCGCTTGCTCGGTACCGTCGGCGAGCCGATCAATCCCGAGGCCTGGATGTGGTTCAATAAGCACATCGGCCACGAGAAGTGCCCGATCGTCGACACCTGGTGGCAGACCGAGACTGGAGCCCACATGATCGCACCGCTGCCCGGCGCCACGCATTGCAAGCCTGGCACAGCCACGTTGCCCTTCTTCGGCATTGACGCCGCGATCGTGGATGACGATGGCAAGGAAGTCCCCCACGGCCAGGGAGGTAAGCTCGTCATCCGCAAGCCCTGGCCTTCCATGCTGCGAGGGATCTGGGGTGACAAGACCCGCTATCGCCAGCAGTACTGGAGAGAGGTGAAGGGTGCCTACTTCACCGGAGACGGCGCTCGCCGTGATAAGCAGGGTAACTTCTGGATCGTTGGCCGCATCGACGACGTGTTGAATGTCGCCGGCCATCGTCTTGGCACTGCCGAGCTCGAGAGTGCCCTAGTCAGTCATCATGCCGTCGCCGAGGCCGCCGTGGTCGGTCGTCCCGACGAGATCAAGGGGCAGGGGATCGTTGCCTTCGTGACCCTGCGTGAGGATCACAAACCCAGCGATGCACTTAAGAACGAACTCCGCAACCATGTCGGCAAGCTCATCGGCCCGATCGCCAAGCCCGACGAGGTCCGCTTCGCCGAAATGCTGCCGAAGACCCGCTCCGGCAAGATCATGCGTCGCCTGCTCAAGCAGGTGGCCGGTGGCCAGTCGCTGACCGGAGATACGAGCACGCTTGAGGATCTCTCAGTTTTGACCAAACTCAGTAAGGCAGAGGAGTAA
- a CDS encoding SprT-like domain-containing protein, protein MTSLVGQLKGQLTDQLKLLFGHSAPASVNPFSSRKPHSSGNSRKRDPFLEEQARALLHPIAPKLSPLVIVGWNSRMRTTAGVAITSRWEVWLNPALREISESEVEMTLLHELAHLLAQHRYGRRRLAPHGLEWREACCDLGIPDEKRTHQLPFVSRRMRRRYLLSCPGCGVSHSRVRRPRKRIACLACCRTHNNGSYDERFRFQLMEREIGE, encoded by the coding sequence ATGACATCACTCGTGGGTCAGTTGAAAGGTCAACTAACAGATCAGCTGAAGCTCCTGTTCGGACACAGCGCTCCCGCATCAGTGAATCCTTTCTCCTCCCGAAAGCCCCACTCTTCGGGGAATTCCCGCAAACGCGATCCGTTCCTTGAGGAGCAGGCTCGGGCACTCCTTCATCCGATCGCTCCCAAGCTCTCGCCCCTAGTCATCGTCGGCTGGAATTCCCGGATGAGGACCACTGCCGGTGTCGCCATCACTTCACGCTGGGAGGTCTGGCTGAACCCGGCCCTGCGTGAAATCTCCGAGTCCGAAGTGGAGATGACCCTGCTCCATGAGCTGGCCCATTTGCTGGCCCAGCATCGTTATGGGCGTCGCCGTCTTGCGCCTCACGGCTTGGAGTGGCGCGAGGCCTGCTGCGATCTTGGGATTCCCGATGAGAAGCGCACCCACCAGCTTCCCTTTGTGAGTCGTCGGATGAGGCGTCGCTACCTGCTGAGTTGCCCGGGTTGCGGAGTGAGCCACTCGCGTGTCCGCAGGCCAAGGAAGAGGATCGCCTGCCTTGCCTGCTGCCGTACTCACAACAACGGTTCCTACGACGAGCGATTCCGCTTCCAGCTCATGGAGAGAGAAATCGGAGAGTGA